From the Homo sapiens chromosome 1, GRCh38.p14 Primary Assembly genome, one window contains:
- the TAS1R3 gene encoding taste receptor type 1 member 3 precursor — protein MLGPAVLGLSLWALLHPGTGAPLCLSQQLRMKGDYVLGGLFPLGEAEEAGLRSRTRPSSPVCTRFSSNGLLWALAMKMAVEEINNKSDLLPGLRLGYDLFDTCSEPVVAMKPSLMFLAKAGSRDIAAYCNYTQYQPRVLAVIGPHSSELAMVTGKFFSFFLMPQVSYGASMELLSARETFPSFFRTVPSDRVQLTAAAELLQEFGWNWVAALGSDDEYGRQGLSIFSALAAARGICIAHEGLVPLPRADDSRLGKVQDVLHQVNQSSVQVVLLFASVHAAHALFNYSISSRLSPKVWVASEAWLTSDLVMGLPGMAQMGTVLGFLQRGAQLHEFPQYVKTHLALATDPAFCSALGEREQGLEEDVVGQRCPQCDCITLQNVSAGLNHHQTFSVYAAVYSVAQALHNTLQCNASGCPAQDPVKPWQLLENMYNLTFHVGGLPLRFDSSGNVDMEYDLKLWVWQGSVPRLHDVGRFNGSLRTERLKIRWHTSDNQKPVSRCSRQCQEGQVRRVKGFHSCCYDCVDCEAGSYRQNPDDIACTFCGQDEWSPERSTRCFRRRSRFLAWGEPAVLLLLLLLSLALGLVLAALGLFVHHRDSPLVQASGGPLACFGLVCLGLVCLSVLLFPGQPSPARCLAQQPLSHLPLTGCLSTLFLQAAEIFVESELPLSWADRLSGCLRGPWAWLVVLLAMLVEVALCTWYLVAFPPEVVTDWHMLPTEALVHCRTRSWVSFGLAHATNATLAFLCFLGTFLVRSQPGCYNRARGLTFAMLAYFITWVSFVPLLANVQVVLRPAVQMGALLLCVLGILAAFHLPRCYLLMRQPGLNTPEFFLGGGPGDAQGQNDGNTGNQGKHE, from the exons ATGCTGGGCCCTGCTGTCctgggcctcagcctctgggCTCTCCTGCACCCTGGGACGGGGGCCCCATTGTGCCTGTCACAGCAACTTAGGATGAAGGGGGACTACGTGCTGGGGGGGCTGTTCCCCCTGGGCGAGGCCGAGGAGGCTGGCCTCCGCAGCCGGACACGGCCCAGCAGCCCTGTGTGCACCAG GTTCTCCTCAAACGGCCTGCTCTGGGCACTGGCCATGAAAATGGCCGTGGAGGAGATCAACAACAAGTCGGATCTGCTGCCCGGGCTGCGCCTGGGCTACGACCTCTTTGATACGTGCTCGGAGCCTGTGGTGGCCATGAAGCCCAGCCTCATGTTcctggccaaggcaggcagccgCGACATCGCCGCCTACTGCAACTACACGCAGTACCAGCCCCGTGTGCTGGCTGTCATCGGGCCCCACTCGTCAGAGCTCGCCATGGTCACCGGCAAGTTCTTCAGCTTCTTCCTCATGCCCCAG GTCAGCTACGGTGCTAGCATGGAGCTGCTGAGCGCCCGGGAGACCTTCCCCTCCTTCTTCCGCACCGTGCCCAGCGACCGTGTGCAGCTGACGGCCGCCGCGGAGCTGCTGCAGGAGTTCGGCTGGAACTGGGTGGCCGCCCTGGGCAGCGACGACGAGTACGGCCGGCAGGGCCTGAGCATCTTCTCGGCCCTGGCCGCGGCACGCGGCATCTGCATCGCGCACGAGGGCCTGGTGCCGCTGCCCCGTGCCGATGACTCGCGGCTGGGGAAGGTGCAGGACGTCCTGCACCAGGTGAACCAGAGCAGCGTGCAGGTGGTGCTGCTGTTCGCCTCCGTGCACGCCGCCCACGCCCTCTTCAACTACAGCATCAGCAGCAGGCTCTCGCCCAAGGTGTGGGTGGCCAGCGAGGCCTGGCTGACCTCTGACCTGGTCATGGGGCTGCCCGGCATGGCCCAGATGGGCACGGTGCTTGGCTTCCTCCAGAGGGGTGCCCAGCTGCACGAGTTCCCCCAGTACGTGAAGACGCACCTGGCCCTGGCCACCGACCCGGCCTTCTGCTCTGCCCTGGGCGAGAGGGAGCAGGGTCTGGAGGAGGACGTGGTGGGCCAGCGCTGCCCGCAGTGTGACTGCATCACGCTGCAGAACGTGAGCGCAGGGCTAAATCACCACCAGACGTTCTCTGTCTACGCAGCTGTGTATAGCGTGGCCCAGGCCCTGCACAACACTCTTCAGTGCAACGCCTCAGGCTGCCCCGCGCAGGACCCCGTGAAGCCCTGGCAG CTCCTGGAGAACATGTACAACCTGACCTTCCACGTGGGCGGGCTGCCGCTGCGGTTCGACAGCAGCGGAAACGTGGACATGGAGTACGACCTGAAGCTGTGGGTGTGGCAGGGCTCAGTGCCCAGGCTCCACGACGTGGGCAGGTTCAACGGCAGCCTCAGGACAGAGCGCCTGAAGATCCGCTGGCACACGTCTGACAACCAG AAGCCCGTGTCCCGGTGCTCGCGGCAGTGCCAGGAGGGCCAGGTGCGCCGGGTCAAGGGGTTCCACTCCTGCTGCTACGACTGTGTGGACTGCGAGGCGGGCAGCTACCGGCAAAACCCAG ACGACATCGCCTGCACCTTTTGTGGCCAGGATGAGTGGTCCCCGGAGCGAAGCACACGCTGCTTCCGCCGCAGGTCTCGGTTCCTGGCATGGGGCGAGCCGgctgtgctgctgctgctcctgctgctgagCCTGGCGCTGGGCCTTGTGCTGGCTGCTTTGGGGCTGTTCGTTCACCATCGGGACAGCCCACTGGTTCAGGCCTCGGGGGGGCCCCTGGCCTGCTTTGGCCTGGTGTGCCTGGGCCTGGTCTGCCTCAGCGTCCTCCTGTTCCCtggccagcccagccctgcccgaTGCCTGGCCCAGCAGCCCTTGTCCCACCTCCCGCTCACGGGCTGCCTGAGCACACTCTTCCTGCAGGCGGCCGAGATCTTCGTGGAGTcagaactgcctctgagctggGCAGACCGGCTGAGTGGCTGCCTgcgggggccctgggcctggctggTGGTGCTGCTGGCCATGCTGGTGGAGGTCGCACTGTGCACCTGGTACCTGGTGGCCTTCCCGCCGGAGGTGGTGACGGACTGGCACATGCTGCCCACGGAGGCGCTGGTGCACTGCCGCACACGCTCCTGGGTCAGCTTCGGCCTAGCGCACGCCACCAATGCCACGCTGGcctttctctgcttcctgggcacTTTCCTGGTGCGGAGCCAGCCGGGCTGCTACAACCGTGCCCGTGGCCTCACCTTTGCCATGCTGGCCTACTTCATCACCTGGGTCTCCTTTGTGCCCCTCCTGGCCAATGTGCAGGTGGTCCTCAGGCCCGCCGTGCAGATGGGCGCCCTCCTGCTCTGTGTCCTGGGCATCCTGGCTGCCTTCCACCTGCCCAGGTGTTACCTGCTCATGCGGCAGCCAGGGCTCAACACCCCCGAGTTCTTCCTGGGAGGGGGCCCTGGGGATGCCCAAGGCCAGAATGACGGGAACACAGGAAATCAGGGGAAACATGAGTGA
- the TAS1R3 gene encoding taste receptor type 1 member 3 isoform X1 translates to MLGPAVLGLSLWALLHPGTGAPLCLSQQLRMKGDYVLGGLFPLGEAEEAGLRSRTRPSSPVCTRFSSNGLLWALAMKMAVEEINNKSDLLPGLRLGYDLFDTCSEPVVAMKPSLMFLAKAGSRDIAAYCNYTQYQPRVLAVIGPHSSELAMVTGKFFSFFLMPQVSYGASMELLSARETFPSFFRTVPSDRVQLTAAAELLQEFGWNWVAALGSDDEYGRQGLSIFSALAAARGICIAHEGLVPLPRADDSRLGKVQDVLHQVNQSSVQVVLLFASVHAAHALFNYSISSRLSPKVWVASEAWLTSDLVMGLPGMAQMGTVLGFLQRGAQLHEFPQYVKTHLALATDPAFCSALGEREQGLEEDVVGQRCPQCDCITLQNVSAGLNHHQTFSVYAAVYSVAQALHNTLQCNASGCPAQDPVKPWQLLENMYNLTFHVGGLPLRFDSSGNVDMEYDLKLWVWQGSVPRLHDVGRFNGSLRTERLKIRWHTSDNQKPVSRCSRQCQEGQVRRVKGFHSCCYDCVDCEAGSYRQNPGEPPSRQAGVGTQQGRVLPSPDSETRAHRVQDEHPAPFSSLTDDIACTFCGQDEWSPERSTRCFRRRSRFLAWGEPAVLLLLLLLSLALGLVLAALGLFVHHRDSPLVQASGGPLACFGLVCLGLVCLSVLLFPGQPSPARCLAQQPLSHLPLTGCLSTLFLQAAEIFVESELPLSWADRLSGCLRGPWAWLVVLLAMLVEVALCTWYLVAFPPEVVTDWHMLPTEALVHCRTRSWVSFGLAHATNATLAFLCFLGTFLVRSQPGCYNRARGLTFAMLAYFITWVSFVPLLANVQVVLRPAVQMGALLLCVLGILAAFHLPRCYLLMRQPGLNTPEFFLGGGPGDAQGQNDGNTGNQGKHE, encoded by the exons ATGCTGGGCCCTGCTGTCctgggcctcagcctctgggCTCTCCTGCACCCTGGGACGGGGGCCCCATTGTGCCTGTCACAGCAACTTAGGATGAAGGGGGACTACGTGCTGGGGGGGCTGTTCCCCCTGGGCGAGGCCGAGGAGGCTGGCCTCCGCAGCCGGACACGGCCCAGCAGCCCTGTGTGCACCAG GTTCTCCTCAAACGGCCTGCTCTGGGCACTGGCCATGAAAATGGCCGTGGAGGAGATCAACAACAAGTCGGATCTGCTGCCCGGGCTGCGCCTGGGCTACGACCTCTTTGATACGTGCTCGGAGCCTGTGGTGGCCATGAAGCCCAGCCTCATGTTcctggccaaggcaggcagccgCGACATCGCCGCCTACTGCAACTACACGCAGTACCAGCCCCGTGTGCTGGCTGTCATCGGGCCCCACTCGTCAGAGCTCGCCATGGTCACCGGCAAGTTCTTCAGCTTCTTCCTCATGCCCCAG GTCAGCTACGGTGCTAGCATGGAGCTGCTGAGCGCCCGGGAGACCTTCCCCTCCTTCTTCCGCACCGTGCCCAGCGACCGTGTGCAGCTGACGGCCGCCGCGGAGCTGCTGCAGGAGTTCGGCTGGAACTGGGTGGCCGCCCTGGGCAGCGACGACGAGTACGGCCGGCAGGGCCTGAGCATCTTCTCGGCCCTGGCCGCGGCACGCGGCATCTGCATCGCGCACGAGGGCCTGGTGCCGCTGCCCCGTGCCGATGACTCGCGGCTGGGGAAGGTGCAGGACGTCCTGCACCAGGTGAACCAGAGCAGCGTGCAGGTGGTGCTGCTGTTCGCCTCCGTGCACGCCGCCCACGCCCTCTTCAACTACAGCATCAGCAGCAGGCTCTCGCCCAAGGTGTGGGTGGCCAGCGAGGCCTGGCTGACCTCTGACCTGGTCATGGGGCTGCCCGGCATGGCCCAGATGGGCACGGTGCTTGGCTTCCTCCAGAGGGGTGCCCAGCTGCACGAGTTCCCCCAGTACGTGAAGACGCACCTGGCCCTGGCCACCGACCCGGCCTTCTGCTCTGCCCTGGGCGAGAGGGAGCAGGGTCTGGAGGAGGACGTGGTGGGCCAGCGCTGCCCGCAGTGTGACTGCATCACGCTGCAGAACGTGAGCGCAGGGCTAAATCACCACCAGACGTTCTCTGTCTACGCAGCTGTGTATAGCGTGGCCCAGGCCCTGCACAACACTCTTCAGTGCAACGCCTCAGGCTGCCCCGCGCAGGACCCCGTGAAGCCCTGGCAG CTCCTGGAGAACATGTACAACCTGACCTTCCACGTGGGCGGGCTGCCGCTGCGGTTCGACAGCAGCGGAAACGTGGACATGGAGTACGACCTGAAGCTGTGGGTGTGGCAGGGCTCAGTGCCCAGGCTCCACGACGTGGGCAGGTTCAACGGCAGCCTCAGGACAGAGCGCCTGAAGATCCGCTGGCACACGTCTGACAACCAG AAGCCCGTGTCCCGGTGCTCGCGGCAGTGCCAGGAGGGCCAGGTGCGCCGGGTCAAGGGGTTCCACTCCTGCTGCTACGACTGTGTGGACTGCGAGGCGGGCAGCTACCGGCAAAACCCAGGTGAGCCGCCTTCCCGGCAGGCGGGGGTGGGAACGCAGCAGGGGAGGGTCCTGCCAAGTCCTGACTCTGAGACCAGAGCCCACAGGGTACAAGACGAACACCCAGCGCCCTTCTCCTCTCTCACAGACGACATCGCCTGCACCTTTTGTGGCCAGGATGAGTGGTCCCCGGAGCGAAGCACACGCTGCTTCCGCCGCAGGTCTCGGTTCCTGGCATGGGGCGAGCCGgctgtgctgctgctgctcctgctgctgagCCTGGCGCTGGGCCTTGTGCTGGCTGCTTTGGGGCTGTTCGTTCACCATCGGGACAGCCCACTGGTTCAGGCCTCGGGGGGGCCCCTGGCCTGCTTTGGCCTGGTGTGCCTGGGCCTGGTCTGCCTCAGCGTCCTCCTGTTCCCtggccagcccagccctgcccgaTGCCTGGCCCAGCAGCCCTTGTCCCACCTCCCGCTCACGGGCTGCCTGAGCACACTCTTCCTGCAGGCGGCCGAGATCTTCGTGGAGTcagaactgcctctgagctggGCAGACCGGCTGAGTGGCTGCCTgcgggggccctgggcctggctggTGGTGCTGCTGGCCATGCTGGTGGAGGTCGCACTGTGCACCTGGTACCTGGTGGCCTTCCCGCCGGAGGTGGTGACGGACTGGCACATGCTGCCCACGGAGGCGCTGGTGCACTGCCGCACACGCTCCTGGGTCAGCTTCGGCCTAGCGCACGCCACCAATGCCACGCTGGcctttctctgcttcctgggcacTTTCCTGGTGCGGAGCCAGCCGGGCTGCTACAACCGTGCCCGTGGCCTCACCTTTGCCATGCTGGCCTACTTCATCACCTGGGTCTCCTTTGTGCCCCTCCTGGCCAATGTGCAGGTGGTCCTCAGGCCCGCCGTGCAGATGGGCGCCCTCCTGCTCTGTGTCCTGGGCATCCTGGCTGCCTTCCACCTGCCCAGGTGTTACCTGCTCATGCGGCAGCCAGGGCTCAACACCCCCGAGTTCTTCCTGGGAGGGGGCCCTGGGGATGCCCAAGGCCAGAATGACGGGAACACAGGAAATCAGGGGAAACATGAGTGA
- the TAS1R3 gene encoding taste receptor type 1 member 3 isoform X2: MLGPAVLGLSLWALLHPGTGAPLCLSQQLRMKGDYVLGGLFPLGEAEEAGLRSRTRPSSPVCTRFSSNGLLWALAMKMAVEEINNKSDLLPGLRLGYDLFDTCSEPVVAMKPSLMFLAKAGSRDIAAYCNYTQYQPRVLAVIGPHSSELAMVTGKFFSFFLMPQVSYGASMELLSARETFPSFFRTVPSDRVQLTAAAELLQEFGWNWVAALGSDDEYGRQGLSIFSALAAARGICIAHEGLVPLPRADDSRLGKVQDVLHQVNQSSVQVVLLFASVHAAHALFNYSISSRLSPKVWVASEAWLTSDLVMGLPGMAQMGTVLGFLQRGAQLHEFPQYVKTHLALATDPAFCSALGEREQGLEEDVVGQRCPQCDCITLQNVSAGLNHHQTFSVYAAVYSVAQALHNTLQCNASGCPAQDPVKPWQLLENMYNLTFHVGGLPLRFDSSGNVDMEYDLKLWVWQGSVPRLHDVGRFNGSLRTERLKIRWHTSDNQPVSRCSRQCQEGQVRRVKGFHSCCYDCVDCEAGSYRQNPGEPPSRQAGVGTQQGRVLPSPDSETRAHRVQDEHPAPFSSLTDDIACTFCGQDEWSPERSTRCFRRRSRFLAWGEPAVLLLLLLLSLALGLVLAALGLFVHHRDSPLVQASGGPLACFGLVCLGLVCLSVLLFPGQPSPARCLAQQPLSHLPLTGCLSTLFLQAAEIFVESELPLSWADRLSGCLRGPWAWLVVLLAMLVEVALCTWYLVAFPPEVVTDWHMLPTEALVHCRTRSWVSFGLAHATNATLAFLCFLGTFLVRSQPGCYNRARGLTFAMLAYFITWVSFVPLLANVQVVLRPAVQMGALLLCVLGILAAFHLPRCYLLMRQPGLNTPEFFLGGGPGDAQGQNDGNTGNQGKHE, from the exons ATGCTGGGCCCTGCTGTCctgggcctcagcctctgggCTCTCCTGCACCCTGGGACGGGGGCCCCATTGTGCCTGTCACAGCAACTTAGGATGAAGGGGGACTACGTGCTGGGGGGGCTGTTCCCCCTGGGCGAGGCCGAGGAGGCTGGCCTCCGCAGCCGGACACGGCCCAGCAGCCCTGTGTGCACCAG GTTCTCCTCAAACGGCCTGCTCTGGGCACTGGCCATGAAAATGGCCGTGGAGGAGATCAACAACAAGTCGGATCTGCTGCCCGGGCTGCGCCTGGGCTACGACCTCTTTGATACGTGCTCGGAGCCTGTGGTGGCCATGAAGCCCAGCCTCATGTTcctggccaaggcaggcagccgCGACATCGCCGCCTACTGCAACTACACGCAGTACCAGCCCCGTGTGCTGGCTGTCATCGGGCCCCACTCGTCAGAGCTCGCCATGGTCACCGGCAAGTTCTTCAGCTTCTTCCTCATGCCCCAG GTCAGCTACGGTGCTAGCATGGAGCTGCTGAGCGCCCGGGAGACCTTCCCCTCCTTCTTCCGCACCGTGCCCAGCGACCGTGTGCAGCTGACGGCCGCCGCGGAGCTGCTGCAGGAGTTCGGCTGGAACTGGGTGGCCGCCCTGGGCAGCGACGACGAGTACGGCCGGCAGGGCCTGAGCATCTTCTCGGCCCTGGCCGCGGCACGCGGCATCTGCATCGCGCACGAGGGCCTGGTGCCGCTGCCCCGTGCCGATGACTCGCGGCTGGGGAAGGTGCAGGACGTCCTGCACCAGGTGAACCAGAGCAGCGTGCAGGTGGTGCTGCTGTTCGCCTCCGTGCACGCCGCCCACGCCCTCTTCAACTACAGCATCAGCAGCAGGCTCTCGCCCAAGGTGTGGGTGGCCAGCGAGGCCTGGCTGACCTCTGACCTGGTCATGGGGCTGCCCGGCATGGCCCAGATGGGCACGGTGCTTGGCTTCCTCCAGAGGGGTGCCCAGCTGCACGAGTTCCCCCAGTACGTGAAGACGCACCTGGCCCTGGCCACCGACCCGGCCTTCTGCTCTGCCCTGGGCGAGAGGGAGCAGGGTCTGGAGGAGGACGTGGTGGGCCAGCGCTGCCCGCAGTGTGACTGCATCACGCTGCAGAACGTGAGCGCAGGGCTAAATCACCACCAGACGTTCTCTGTCTACGCAGCTGTGTATAGCGTGGCCCAGGCCCTGCACAACACTCTTCAGTGCAACGCCTCAGGCTGCCCCGCGCAGGACCCCGTGAAGCCCTGGCAG CTCCTGGAGAACATGTACAACCTGACCTTCCACGTGGGCGGGCTGCCGCTGCGGTTCGACAGCAGCGGAAACGTGGACATGGAGTACGACCTGAAGCTGTGGGTGTGGCAGGGCTCAGTGCCCAGGCTCCACGACGTGGGCAGGTTCAACGGCAGCCTCAGGACAGAGCGCCTGAAGATCCGCTGGCACACGTCTGACAACCAG CCCGTGTCCCGGTGCTCGCGGCAGTGCCAGGAGGGCCAGGTGCGCCGGGTCAAGGGGTTCCACTCCTGCTGCTACGACTGTGTGGACTGCGAGGCGGGCAGCTACCGGCAAAACCCAGGTGAGCCGCCTTCCCGGCAGGCGGGGGTGGGAACGCAGCAGGGGAGGGTCCTGCCAAGTCCTGACTCTGAGACCAGAGCCCACAGGGTACAAGACGAACACCCAGCGCCCTTCTCCTCTCTCACAGACGACATCGCCTGCACCTTTTGTGGCCAGGATGAGTGGTCCCCGGAGCGAAGCACACGCTGCTTCCGCCGCAGGTCTCGGTTCCTGGCATGGGGCGAGCCGgctgtgctgctgctgctcctgctgctgagCCTGGCGCTGGGCCTTGTGCTGGCTGCTTTGGGGCTGTTCGTTCACCATCGGGACAGCCCACTGGTTCAGGCCTCGGGGGGGCCCCTGGCCTGCTTTGGCCTGGTGTGCCTGGGCCTGGTCTGCCTCAGCGTCCTCCTGTTCCCtggccagcccagccctgcccgaTGCCTGGCCCAGCAGCCCTTGTCCCACCTCCCGCTCACGGGCTGCCTGAGCACACTCTTCCTGCAGGCGGCCGAGATCTTCGTGGAGTcagaactgcctctgagctggGCAGACCGGCTGAGTGGCTGCCTgcgggggccctgggcctggctggTGGTGCTGCTGGCCATGCTGGTGGAGGTCGCACTGTGCACCTGGTACCTGGTGGCCTTCCCGCCGGAGGTGGTGACGGACTGGCACATGCTGCCCACGGAGGCGCTGGTGCACTGCCGCACACGCTCCTGGGTCAGCTTCGGCCTAGCGCACGCCACCAATGCCACGCTGGcctttctctgcttcctgggcacTTTCCTGGTGCGGAGCCAGCCGGGCTGCTACAACCGTGCCCGTGGCCTCACCTTTGCCATGCTGGCCTACTTCATCACCTGGGTCTCCTTTGTGCCCCTCCTGGCCAATGTGCAGGTGGTCCTCAGGCCCGCCGTGCAGATGGGCGCCCTCCTGCTCTGTGTCCTGGGCATCCTGGCTGCCTTCCACCTGCCCAGGTGTTACCTGCTCATGCGGCAGCCAGGGCTCAACACCCCCGAGTTCTTCCTGGGAGGGGGCCCTGGGGATGCCCAAGGCCAGAATGACGGGAACACAGGAAATCAGGGGAAACATGAGTGA
- the TAS1R3 gene encoding taste receptor type 1 member 3 isoform X3 has protein sequence MLGPAVLGLSLWALLHPGTGAPLCLSQQLRMKGDYVLGGLFPLGEAEEAGLRSRTRPSSPVCTRFSSNGLLWALAMKMAVEEINNKSDLLPGLRLGYDLFDTCSEPVVAMKPSLMFLAKAGSRDIAAYCNYTQYQPRVLAVIGPHSSELAMVTGKFFSFFLMPQVSYGASMELLSARETFPSFFRTVPSDRVQLTAAAELLQEFGWNWVAALGSDDEYGRQGLSIFSALAAARGICIAHEGLVPLPRADDSRLGKVQDVLHQVNQSSVQVVLLFASVHAAHALFNYSISSRLSPKVWVASEAWLTSDLVMGLPGMAQMGTVLGFLQRGAQLHEFPQYVKTHLALATDPAFCSALGEREQGLEEDVVGQRCPQCDCITLQNVSAGLNHHQTFSVYAAVYSVAQALHNTLQCNASGCPAQDPVKPWQLLENMYNLTFHVGGLPLRFDSSGNVDMEYDLKLWVWQGSVPRLHDVGRFNGSLRTERLKIRWHTSDNQPVSRCSRQCQEGQVRRVKGFHSCCYDCVDCEAGSYRQNPDDIACTFCGQDEWSPERSTRCFRRRSRFLAWGEPAVLLLLLLLSLALGLVLAALGLFVHHRDSPLVQASGGPLACFGLVCLGLVCLSVLLFPGQPSPARCLAQQPLSHLPLTGCLSTLFLQAAEIFVESELPLSWADRLSGCLRGPWAWLVVLLAMLVEVALCTWYLVAFPPEVVTDWHMLPTEALVHCRTRSWVSFGLAHATNATLAFLCFLGTFLVRSQPGCYNRARGLTFAMLAYFITWVSFVPLLANVQVVLRPAVQMGALLLCVLGILAAFHLPRCYLLMRQPGLNTPEFFLGGGPGDAQGQNDGNTGNQGKHE, from the exons ATGCTGGGCCCTGCTGTCctgggcctcagcctctgggCTCTCCTGCACCCTGGGACGGGGGCCCCATTGTGCCTGTCACAGCAACTTAGGATGAAGGGGGACTACGTGCTGGGGGGGCTGTTCCCCCTGGGCGAGGCCGAGGAGGCTGGCCTCCGCAGCCGGACACGGCCCAGCAGCCCTGTGTGCACCAG GTTCTCCTCAAACGGCCTGCTCTGGGCACTGGCCATGAAAATGGCCGTGGAGGAGATCAACAACAAGTCGGATCTGCTGCCCGGGCTGCGCCTGGGCTACGACCTCTTTGATACGTGCTCGGAGCCTGTGGTGGCCATGAAGCCCAGCCTCATGTTcctggccaaggcaggcagccgCGACATCGCCGCCTACTGCAACTACACGCAGTACCAGCCCCGTGTGCTGGCTGTCATCGGGCCCCACTCGTCAGAGCTCGCCATGGTCACCGGCAAGTTCTTCAGCTTCTTCCTCATGCCCCAG GTCAGCTACGGTGCTAGCATGGAGCTGCTGAGCGCCCGGGAGACCTTCCCCTCCTTCTTCCGCACCGTGCCCAGCGACCGTGTGCAGCTGACGGCCGCCGCGGAGCTGCTGCAGGAGTTCGGCTGGAACTGGGTGGCCGCCCTGGGCAGCGACGACGAGTACGGCCGGCAGGGCCTGAGCATCTTCTCGGCCCTGGCCGCGGCACGCGGCATCTGCATCGCGCACGAGGGCCTGGTGCCGCTGCCCCGTGCCGATGACTCGCGGCTGGGGAAGGTGCAGGACGTCCTGCACCAGGTGAACCAGAGCAGCGTGCAGGTGGTGCTGCTGTTCGCCTCCGTGCACGCCGCCCACGCCCTCTTCAACTACAGCATCAGCAGCAGGCTCTCGCCCAAGGTGTGGGTGGCCAGCGAGGCCTGGCTGACCTCTGACCTGGTCATGGGGCTGCCCGGCATGGCCCAGATGGGCACGGTGCTTGGCTTCCTCCAGAGGGGTGCCCAGCTGCACGAGTTCCCCCAGTACGTGAAGACGCACCTGGCCCTGGCCACCGACCCGGCCTTCTGCTCTGCCCTGGGCGAGAGGGAGCAGGGTCTGGAGGAGGACGTGGTGGGCCAGCGCTGCCCGCAGTGTGACTGCATCACGCTGCAGAACGTGAGCGCAGGGCTAAATCACCACCAGACGTTCTCTGTCTACGCAGCTGTGTATAGCGTGGCCCAGGCCCTGCACAACACTCTTCAGTGCAACGCCTCAGGCTGCCCCGCGCAGGACCCCGTGAAGCCCTGGCAG CTCCTGGAGAACATGTACAACCTGACCTTCCACGTGGGCGGGCTGCCGCTGCGGTTCGACAGCAGCGGAAACGTGGACATGGAGTACGACCTGAAGCTGTGGGTGTGGCAGGGCTCAGTGCCCAGGCTCCACGACGTGGGCAGGTTCAACGGCAGCCTCAGGACAGAGCGCCTGAAGATCCGCTGGCACACGTCTGACAACCAG CCCGTGTCCCGGTGCTCGCGGCAGTGCCAGGAGGGCCAGGTGCGCCGGGTCAAGGGGTTCCACTCCTGCTGCTACGACTGTGTGGACTGCGAGGCGGGCAGCTACCGGCAAAACCCAG ACGACATCGCCTGCACCTTTTGTGGCCAGGATGAGTGGTCCCCGGAGCGAAGCACACGCTGCTTCCGCCGCAGGTCTCGGTTCCTGGCATGGGGCGAGCCGgctgtgctgctgctgctcctgctgctgagCCTGGCGCTGGGCCTTGTGCTGGCTGCTTTGGGGCTGTTCGTTCACCATCGGGACAGCCCACTGGTTCAGGCCTCGGGGGGGCCCCTGGCCTGCTTTGGCCTGGTGTGCCTGGGCCTGGTCTGCCTCAGCGTCCTCCTGTTCCCtggccagcccagccctgcccgaTGCCTGGCCCAGCAGCCCTTGTCCCACCTCCCGCTCACGGGCTGCCTGAGCACACTCTTCCTGCAGGCGGCCGAGATCTTCGTGGAGTcagaactgcctctgagctggGCAGACCGGCTGAGTGGCTGCCTgcgggggccctgggcctggctggTGGTGCTGCTGGCCATGCTGGTGGAGGTCGCACTGTGCACCTGGTACCTGGTGGCCTTCCCGCCGGAGGTGGTGACGGACTGGCACATGCTGCCCACGGAGGCGCTGGTGCACTGCCGCACACGCTCCTGGGTCAGCTTCGGCCTAGCGCACGCCACCAATGCCACGCTGGcctttctctgcttcctgggcacTTTCCTGGTGCGGAGCCAGCCGGGCTGCTACAACCGTGCCCGTGGCCTCACCTTTGCCATGCTGGCCTACTTCATCACCTGGGTCTCCTTTGTGCCCCTCCTGGCCAATGTGCAGGTGGTCCTCAGGCCCGCCGTGCAGATGGGCGCCCTCCTGCTCTGTGTCCTGGGCATCCTGGCTGCCTTCCACCTGCCCAGGTGTTACCTGCTCATGCGGCAGCCAGGGCTCAACACCCCCGAGTTCTTCCTGGGAGGGGGCCCTGGGGATGCCCAAGGCCAGAATGACGGGAACACAGGAAATCAGGGGAAACATGAGTGA